From the Mycoplasmatota bacterium genome, one window contains:
- the secG gene encoding preprotein translocase subunit SecG, whose product MNFLDWFLLIDAMIVITFVALQESKGGLGEALTGANTELFKNQKERGVELFLSRGTLVSVIIFIVLAVLTKQF is encoded by the coding sequence ATGAATTTTCTAGATTGGTTTTTATTAATAGATGCTATGATTGTAATCACGTTTGTAGCTTTACAAGAATCTAAGGGTGGATTAGGCGAAGCATTAACAGGCGCTAATACCGAATTATTTAAGAATCAAAAAGAACGCGGTGTTGAATTATTTTTAAGTCGTGGGACATTGGTTTCGGTTATAATATTTATTGTATTGGCAGTTCTTACTAAGCAATTTTAA
- a CDS encoding glucose-1-phosphate adenylyltransferase: MSIKFLGIIDDTIQFKELGELTTYRTVGAIPFGGHYRLIDFPLSCFQQANVRNVAIFSSGKFRSLQDHIGNGEIWDLNRKRDGLFFFPKMSDKPSVMLSFYHIHDHIEYLLKSHEDYVVITNSYVVSLLDYKQLVKEHARMNVDISELYYQDERLNIFILSRKLLIELVLEGINFGYNNIIQVIDLSNRYHIGKIHLDKEILLLKSVNDYFKAHMRLLEPTIFNRLFVKNKPIITKINDAPSTYYKRGAKTFNSILSNGIISEGLVENSIVFDSVIIGKNTHINNSIINEKCIIGSGSLLENVILDKECIIAPNVCIKGEINHPVMFSKYTKIAKYNL, translated from the coding sequence GAATTAGGGGAATTGACTACTTATAGAACGGTTGGAGCGATTCCTTTTGGAGGACATTACCGGTTAATTGATTTTCCATTGTCCTGTTTTCAACAGGCAAATGTACGTAATGTTGCGATATTTTCAAGTGGTAAGTTTCGTTCTTTACAAGACCATATTGGTAATGGTGAAATATGGGACTTAAATCGTAAGCGGGATGGTTTGTTTTTTTTTCCTAAGATGAGTGATAAACCATCTGTGATGTTATCCTTTTATCATATTCATGACCATATAGAGTATTTATTAAAGAGTCATGAAGATTATGTAGTAATTACAAATTCTTATGTTGTGTCACTTCTTGATTATAAACAGTTGGTTAAAGAGCATGCGAGAATGAATGTGGATATTAGTGAACTATATTATCAAGATGAGCGATTAAATATTTTTATTTTAAGTCGTAAGTTATTAATTGAACTTGTATTAGAGGGAATAAATTTTGGATATAATAATATAATTCAGGTCATTGATTTATCGAATAGGTATCATATTGGAAAGATACATTTAGATAAGGAAATCTTACTCTTAAAGTCAGTGAATGATTATTTTAAAGCGCATATGCGTTTATTAGAACCAACCATATTTAATCGTTTGTTTGTTAAGAATAAACCAATCATCACCAAAATAAATGATGCTCCATCGACTTATTATAAAAGAGGTGCAAAAACCTTCAACTCAATCTTATCTAACGGTATAATTTCTGAAGGATTGGTAGAAAATAGTATTGTATTTGATTCAGTGATTATAGGTAAGAATACACACATTAATAATTCAATTATAAATGAGAAATGTATCATTGGTTCAGGAAGTCTATTAGAAAATGTTATATTAGATAAAGAATGTATTATTGCTCCAAATGTTTGTATTAAAGGAGAAATTAACCATCCTGTGATGTTTTCCAAGTATACAAAAATTGCCAAGTATAATTTATAG
- the smpB gene encoding SsrA-binding protein SmpB: MPKGFGKIIAQNKKAYHDYFIEDTYEAGIVLEGTEIKSIRQGKASIKDAYAHIDSNQAYINNMHITQYDFGTKGNHEPTRTRRLLLHKKEISRLFGLQQQQGYSLIPLKLYLKDGFAKLEIALAKGKKQYDKREALKIKDSNRQIERAMKDKYRG; this comes from the coding sequence ATGCCAAAAGGATTTGGAAAGATTATTGCGCAAAATAAAAAGGCTTATCATGATTATTTTATTGAAGATACTTATGAAGCTGGTATTGTGTTAGAAGGTACTGAAATAAAATCGATTAGACAAGGGAAAGCAAGTATTAAGGATGCTTATGCTCATATTGATAGTAATCAAGCATATATTAATAATATGCATATAACACAATATGATTTTGGGACAAAAGGTAATCATGAACCAACAAGAACAAGAAGATTGCTTTTACATAAAAAAGAAATTAGTCGTTTATTTGGATTACAACAACAGCAAGGGTATTCATTAATTCCTTTAAAGTTGTATTTAAAGGATGGATTTGCTAAGTTAGAGATTGCTTTAGCTAAGGGGAAAAAGCAGTATGATAAAAGAGAAGCGCTTAAGATAAAAGATTCAAATAGACAGATAGAAAGAGCGATGAAAGATAAATATAGGGGGTAA
- the eno gene encoding phosphopyruvate hydratase → MPYITDVYAREVIDSRGNPTVEVEVYTESGAFGRGIVPSGASTGENEAVELRDNDKGRFLGKGVLQAVRNVNEVIAPEVIGMDVTQQVAIDHLMIDLDGTPNKGKLGANAILAVSIACAHAAADYVGLPLYLYLGGFNAKELPVPMMNIINGGKHADSGVDFQEFMVMPLGAKSFSEAVRMGAEVFHNLKKVLKEKGYNTSVGDEGGFAPQVEGVYEALDTIVEAIKKAGYKPGEDIYIALDCAASEFYDAKANVYNMERQNQMNFSYEDMVKFFEELVEKYPIISIEDGLAETDWEGWAELTRRLGKKVQLVGDDLFVTNTEFLARGIETNVSNSILIKVNQIGTLTETFEAIEMAKKAGFTSVISHRSGETEDTTIADIAVATNAGQIKTGSMSRTDRIAKYNQLLRIEDELEDTAKFLGLKALYNLNK, encoded by the coding sequence ATGCCATATATTACAGATGTATATGCACGCGAAGTAATTGATTCTCGTGGGAATCCTACAGTAGAGGTTGAAGTTTATACAGAAAGTGGTGCGTTTGGTCGTGGAATCGTGCCATCAGGAGCATCAACTGGTGAGAATGAAGCGGTAGAATTACGTGATAATGATAAAGGTAGATTTTTAGGAAAAGGTGTTTTACAAGCTGTACGTAATGTAAATGAAGTAATTGCGCCTGAAGTTATTGGTATGGATGTAACACAACAAGTTGCAATCGACCATTTAATGATTGATTTAGATGGAACTCCAAATAAAGGTAAATTAGGAGCAAATGCGATTTTAGCAGTATCTATTGCTTGTGCACATGCTGCAGCTGATTATGTTGGATTACCATTATACTTATATTTAGGTGGATTTAACGCAAAAGAATTACCAGTTCCAATGATGAATATCATCAATGGTGGAAAACATGCTGATTCTGGTGTTGATTTCCAAGAATTCATGGTTATGCCACTTGGTGCTAAATCATTTAGTGAAGCTGTAAGAATGGGAGCAGAAGTTTTCCACAATCTTAAAAAAGTATTAAAAGAAAAAGGTTATAATACTTCTGTTGGTGACGAAGGTGGATTTGCACCTCAAGTTGAAGGTGTTTATGAAGCATTAGATACAATTGTTGAAGCAATCAAAAAAGCTGGTTATAAACCAGGTGAAGATATCTATATCGCATTAGACTGTGCAGCAAGTGAATTCTATGATGCTAAAGCGAATGTTTACAACATGGAACGTCAAAATCAAATGAATTTCTCTTATGAAGATATGGTTAAATTCTTCGAAGAGTTAGTTGAAAAATATCCAATCATTTCAATTGAAGATGGTTTAGCTGAAACTGACTGGGAAGGTTGGGCTGAGTTAACTCGTCGTTTAGGTAAAAAAGTTCAATTAGTTGGTGATGATTTATTCGTTACAAATACTGAATTCTTAGCAAGAGGAATTGAAACAAATGTATCAAACTCTATCTTAATTAAAGTTAATCAAATTGGTACATTAACAGAAACTTTTGAAGCAATTGAAATGGCTAAAAAAGCTGGATTTACATCAGTTATTTCACATCGTTCTGGTGAAACTGAAGATACAACAATCGCTGATATCGCTGTTGCAACAAATGCTGGTCAAATTAAAACAGGTTCTATGTCTCGTACGGATAGAATTGCCAAATATAATCAATTATTACGTATTGAAGATGAGTTAGAAGATACAGCAAAATTCTTAGGGTTAAAAGCATTATATAATTTAAATAAGTAA